One Stenotrophomonas sp. SAU14A_NAIMI4_5 DNA segment encodes these proteins:
- a CDS encoding dienelactone hydrolase family protein codes for MSEWITLDTHHGPVRAWQVLPEGKPRAALVVIQEIFGVNAHMRGVAERFAAEGYAVLAPSFFDLVDGPESDPDALPYSPEGVKDGLERVNTLGMEKALEVVRAAATRLAPHGKVGTVGYCWGGSVALLAAMRLGLPSASYYGGRNVNFLDETPKAPVIFHFGAQDRSIPPDAVQAHREKLPQMATYVYPADHAFNREVGHAYDPDSAALALQRTLDFFTEHLG; via the coding sequence ATGTCCGAATGGATCACCCTGGATACGCATCATGGCCCGGTCCGCGCCTGGCAGGTCCTGCCCGAAGGCAAGCCGCGCGCGGCGCTGGTGGTCATACAGGAAATCTTCGGGGTCAACGCGCACATGCGCGGGGTGGCCGAGCGCTTCGCCGCCGAAGGCTACGCCGTGCTGGCACCGTCGTTCTTCGACCTGGTGGACGGCCCGGAATCCGACCCCGATGCCCTGCCCTACAGCCCCGAGGGCGTGAAGGACGGCCTGGAGCGGGTCAACACCCTGGGCATGGAAAAGGCGCTGGAAGTGGTCCGTGCCGCGGCGACGCGCCTGGCCCCCCATGGCAAGGTCGGCACCGTCGGCTACTGCTGGGGCGGCAGCGTGGCGCTGCTGGCGGCGATGCGCCTGGGCCTGCCCTCGGCCAGCTACTACGGCGGCCGCAACGTCAATTTCCTCGACGAAACGCCCAAGGCACCGGTGATCTTCCACTTCGGCGCCCAGGACAGGAGCATCCCGCCGGACGCCGTGCAGGCCCACCGCGAGAAGCTGCCGCAGATGGCCACCTACGTCTATCCGGCCGACCACGCCTTCAACCGGGAGGTCGGACATGCGTATGATCCAGACAGCGCCGCCCTGGCGCTGCAACGCACCCTGGACTTCTTCACGGAGCATCTTGGATGA
- a CDS encoding TonB-dependent receptor — translation MTRRRTNVVRHPLSLALLGSLLATALPALAQDSKETTDLGRVTVTGSLIPQTQVENHTPVLTVTAEDIQTRGFTSIAEVLQQSSLTTGGLQGGQSSAAFTQGAEAAGMFGLDPGYTKYLINGRPMLQYPALYNGSDAFNNISGIPIDIVERIEILPGGQSSLYGSDAIAGVVNIILKKRMDGGTINVRGGAYTEGGGNNVRVSVAKGFNSADDRFNALFNVQYEKSSPIWGYQRDLTKVNNPGGYSAQVPSNDFLVYLPDENNAFVMMDPTRCASVAGQFGGTTELGVRAAGESCGSKYSAGYRTIKNAKESSQFYSSLNFQVNENFELFAEALYSLEEINYVTGSGYTFWSTGPGFGYIYDQDTDQYMSLQRAFAPEDIGGQGYRDIQETNRNKAYQITLGGRGTFGTNWDYSASFSRGEYKLTERGFARWAEPIDSWFEQNVFGPVLGQTDDGYNIYSPNWGAFYSQLPAGAFQSFTGYTYNQSRTWQNLGRVQLTNSGLFSLPGGDAGLGIVVEGGSEGWDYSPDARLLNGDVWGTTSVAGAGHRSNYAVTGELRLPLLDSLTVTGSGRYDAFKIADNTVDKSTYSIGVEFRPIESLLFRGKYGTAFRAPSLPDAFQGESGFYTAATDYYRCAQLGFEPADTVGCPYAGQSTFGVQSGNPELEPITADVWNAGVVWAPMANLSLSVDYYRWKIENEVDTLSSDQLLRAEYYCRNNLDNNTNATCQNVADWVTRDASGNLDQIYTPKLNVARQNLNALTASFKYVQDIGRFGSLQFASNYTNILKREVQPQTGDDYLDLLRDPYAMWNYQAFAKVRADGSIGWAKNQWTTTLYYNYIGRTPNYMAYLGEGYDYVHSSGYKAGKWGSYTTYNLSVSYRAMDNLTLSLMVNNVFNKNPSSQRHSFGGNISAPYNESLYNPYGRAIYAQMQYDFGAK, via the coding sequence ATGACTCGTCGTCGCACCAATGTCGTCCGCCACCCGCTCTCGCTCGCGCTGCTCGGCAGCCTGCTCGCCACCGCCCTTCCCGCCCTCGCCCAGGACAGCAAGGAGACCACCGACCTCGGTCGCGTGACCGTCACCGGTTCGCTCATCCCGCAGACCCAGGTGGAAAACCACACCCCGGTGCTGACCGTCACTGCCGAGGACATCCAGACGCGCGGCTTCACCAGCATCGCCGAAGTCCTGCAGCAGTCCTCGCTGACCACCGGCGGCCTGCAGGGCGGCCAGTCCTCCGCGGCCTTCACCCAGGGTGCCGAAGCGGCCGGCATGTTCGGCCTGGATCCGGGTTACACCAAGTACCTGATCAACGGCCGCCCGATGCTGCAGTACCCGGCGCTGTACAACGGCAGCGACGCCTTCAACAACATCAGCGGCATCCCGATCGACATCGTCGAACGCATCGAGATCCTGCCGGGCGGCCAGTCGTCGCTGTACGGCTCTGATGCCATCGCCGGCGTGGTCAACATCATCCTGAAAAAGCGCATGGATGGCGGCACGATCAACGTGCGCGGCGGCGCCTACACCGAGGGCGGCGGCAACAACGTCCGCGTCAGCGTGGCCAAGGGCTTCAACAGCGCCGATGACCGCTTCAACGCGCTGTTCAACGTGCAGTACGAAAAATCCAGTCCGATCTGGGGCTACCAGCGCGACCTGACCAAGGTGAACAACCCCGGCGGTTACAGCGCGCAGGTGCCGTCCAACGACTTCCTCGTCTACCTGCCCGACGAAAACAACGCATTCGTCATGATGGACCCGACCCGCTGCGCCAGCGTGGCCGGGCAGTTCGGCGGCACCACCGAACTCGGCGTGCGTGCCGCTGGTGAGTCCTGCGGTTCCAAGTACAGCGCCGGCTACCGCACCATCAAGAACGCCAAGGAAAGCAGCCAGTTCTATTCCTCGCTCAACTTCCAGGTGAACGAGAACTTCGAACTGTTCGCCGAGGCGCTCTACAGCCTCGAAGAGATCAACTACGTCACCGGTTCCGGCTACACGTTCTGGAGCACCGGGCCGGGCTTCGGTTACATCTATGACCAGGACACCGACCAGTACATGAGCCTGCAGCGCGCGTTCGCGCCGGAGGACATCGGCGGCCAGGGCTACCGTGACATCCAGGAAACCAACCGCAACAAGGCCTACCAGATCACCTTGGGCGGCCGCGGCACCTTCGGCACCAACTGGGATTACAGCGCCAGCTTCAGCCGCGGCGAATACAAGCTGACCGAGCGCGGCTTCGCACGCTGGGCCGAGCCGATCGACAGCTGGTTCGAACAGAACGTGTTCGGCCCGGTGCTTGGCCAGACCGATGATGGCTACAACATCTACAGCCCGAACTGGGGCGCGTTCTACTCGCAGCTGCCGGCAGGCGCATTCCAGAGCTTCACCGGCTACACCTACAATCAGAGCCGCACCTGGCAGAACCTGGGCCGCGTGCAGCTGACCAACAGCGGGCTGTTCTCCCTGCCCGGTGGCGACGCCGGCCTGGGCATCGTCGTCGAAGGCGGCAGCGAAGGCTGGGATTACAGCCCGGATGCGCGCCTGCTCAACGGTGATGTCTGGGGCACCACTTCGGTGGCCGGCGCCGGCCATCGCAGCAACTACGCGGTGACCGGCGAACTGCGCCTGCCGCTGCTCGACTCGCTCACCGTCACCGGTTCGGGCCGCTATGACGCCTTCAAGATCGCCGACAACACGGTCGACAAGTCGACGTACAGCATCGGCGTCGAGTTCCGTCCGATTGAAAGCCTGCTGTTCCGCGGCAAGTACGGCACCGCGTTCCGTGCGCCGTCGCTGCCCGATGCATTCCAGGGTGAAAGCGGCTTCTACACCGCCGCCACCGACTACTACCGCTGTGCCCAGCTCGGCTTCGAGCCCGCCGACACCGTCGGCTGCCCGTATGCAGGCCAGTCCACCTTCGGCGTGCAGTCGGGCAACCCGGAGCTGGAACCGATCACCGCCGATGTGTGGAACGCCGGCGTGGTCTGGGCACCGATGGCCAACCTGTCGCTGTCGGTGGATTACTACCGCTGGAAGATCGAGAACGAGGTCGACACCCTCAGCTCCGACCAGCTGCTGCGTGCCGAGTACTACTGCCGCAACAACCTGGACAACAACACCAACGCCACCTGCCAGAACGTGGCCGACTGGGTCACCCGCGATGCGTCGGGCAACCTGGACCAGATCTACACGCCCAAGCTCAACGTGGCACGGCAGAACCTCAATGCGCTGACCGCCAGCTTCAAGTACGTGCAGGACATCGGCCGCTTCGGCTCGCTGCAGTTCGCCAGCAACTACACCAACATCCTCAAGCGCGAAGTGCAGCCGCAGACCGGCGATGACTACCTGGACCTGCTGCGCGATCCGTATGCGATGTGGAACTACCAGGCCTTCGCCAAGGTGCGTGCCGATGGTTCGATCGGCTGGGCGAAGAACCAGTGGACCACCACCCTGTACTACAACTACATCGGCCGTACCCCCAACTACATGGCGTACCTGGGCGAAGGCTACGACTACGTCCACTCCTCCGGCTACAAGGCTGGCAAGTGGGGCTCGTACACCACCTACAACCTGAGCGTGAGCTACCGCGCGATGGACAACCTGACCCTGTCGCTGATGGTCAACAACGTGTTCAACAAGAACCCGTCGAGCCAGCGCCACAGCTTCGGCGGCAACATCAGCGCACCGTACAACGAAAGCCTCTACAACCCGTATGGCCGGGCGATCTACGCCCAGATGCAGTACGACTTCGGCGCCAAGTAA
- the apbC gene encoding iron-sulfur cluster carrier protein ApbC has protein sequence MNSPARRPHASQVQKGLSPHARIRNVIAVGSGKGGVGKSTTSVNLAVALQQLGARVGVLDADIYGPSVPAMLGLSGRPESPDNKSIEPMRAFGVDTMSIGYLVEDETPLIMRAPRATAALTQLFEDTLWDDLDYLLIDLPPGTGDIQLTLVQKIPLAGAVIVTTPQDIATLDAKKALKMFEKVEVPVLGIVENMAVHTCSNCGHIEHLFGEGGGERMAAQYGVPLLGSLPLQIDIREQGDAGSPITVAQPESTAAQAYRRAAERLVEEVGKRPRASIQILSSLL, from the coding sequence GTGAACAGCCCCGCCCGTCGTCCCCATGCCAGCCAGGTGCAGAAGGGCCTTTCGCCCCATGCGCGCATCCGCAACGTCATCGCGGTGGGATCGGGCAAGGGAGGCGTGGGCAAGTCCACCACTTCGGTGAACCTGGCCGTGGCGCTGCAGCAGCTCGGTGCCCGCGTGGGCGTGCTCGACGCCGATATCTACGGCCCCAGCGTGCCGGCCATGCTCGGCCTGTCCGGGCGCCCGGAAAGCCCGGACAACAAGAGCATCGAGCCGATGCGCGCGTTCGGCGTGGACACCATGTCCATCGGCTACCTGGTGGAAGACGAGACGCCGCTGATCATGCGCGCACCGCGGGCGACCGCCGCCCTGACCCAGCTGTTCGAAGACACGCTGTGGGACGACCTGGACTACCTGCTGATCGACCTGCCGCCGGGTACCGGTGACATCCAGCTGACCCTGGTGCAGAAGATTCCGCTGGCCGGTGCGGTCATCGTCACCACGCCGCAGGACATCGCCACGCTGGATGCGAAGAAGGCGCTGAAGATGTTCGAGAAGGTGGAGGTGCCGGTGCTGGGCATCGTCGAGAACATGGCCGTGCACACCTGCAGCAACTGCGGCCACATCGAGCACCTGTTCGGCGAGGGCGGCGGCGAGCGCATGGCCGCGCAGTACGGCGTGCCGCTGCTGGGGTCGCTGCCGCTGCAGATCGACATCCGCGAACAGGGGGATGCCGGCAGCCCGATCACCGTCGCCCAGCCCGAGTCGACCGCGGCCCAGGCCTACCGCCGCGCCGCCGAGCGTCTGGTGGAGGAGGTGGGCAAGCGCCCGCGTGCCTCGATCCAGATCCTGTCCTCGCTGCTGTAA
- the dcd gene encoding dCTP deaminase has product MSIKSDRWIRRMSEQHGMIEPFEAGQVKHANGERIVSYGTSSYGYDVRCSREFKVFTNINSTIVDPKHFDPGSFVDIVGDECIIPPNSFALARTVEYFRIPRDTLVVCLGKSTYARCGIIVNVTPLEPEWEGHVTLEFSNTTPLPARIYANEGVAQMLFFQAAADDVCETSYKDRGGKYQGQTGVTLPRT; this is encoded by the coding sequence ATGAGCATCAAGAGTGACCGTTGGATCCGCCGTATGTCCGAGCAGCACGGCATGATCGAGCCGTTCGAGGCCGGGCAGGTGAAGCACGCCAACGGCGAGCGCATCGTCAGCTACGGCACCTCCAGCTACGGTTACGACGTGCGCTGCTCGCGTGAGTTCAAGGTGTTCACCAACATCAACTCCACGATCGTCGACCCCAAGCACTTCGACCCGGGCAGCTTCGTCGACATCGTCGGTGATGAGTGCATCATCCCGCCGAACAGCTTCGCGCTGGCGCGTACGGTGGAGTACTTCCGCATCCCGCGCGACACCCTGGTTGTGTGCCTGGGCAAGAGCACCTATGCCCGCTGCGGCATCATCGTCAACGTGACCCCGCTGGAACCGGAGTGGGAAGGCCACGTGACCCTGGAATTCAGCAACACCACGCCGCTGCCGGCGCGCATCTACGCCAACGAAGGCGTGGCCCAGATGCTGTTCTTCCAGGCGGCGGCCGACGACGTCTGCGAGACCTCGTACAAGGACCGCGGCGGCAAGTACCAGGGCCAGACCGGCGTGACCCTGCCGCGCACCTGA
- the rimO gene encoding 30S ribosomal protein S12 methylthiotransferase RimO produces MSQLNPKVGFVSLGCPKALVDSERILTQLRSEGYDIVPSYDSADVVVVNTCGFIDSAVTESLDAIGEAMNQNGKVIVTGCLGKRPEQIREAYPNVLAVSGPQDYQSVMEAVHEALPPKHDPFVDLVPDYGIKLTPRHYAYLKISEGCNHKCSFCIIPSMRGKLVSRPVDEVLREAERLVRGGVRELLVVSQDTSAYGVDVKYAEKMWRDKAYQTRLKALCEGLSELDAWVRMHYVYPYPHVDEVVPLMAENRILPYLDIPFQHASPRILRLMKRPGAVEKTLERVQNWRRIAPDITVRSTFIVGFPGETEAEFEELLSFLDEAQLDRVGAFAYSPVEGATANDLPDAVPEEVKQERLARFMEKQAQISAARLEAKIGTVQQCLVDAIEGDIAVARSKADAPEIDGLVHIQNADQVPLRVGEFVDVEITESDEHDLYGDALASATRPAFDLKVL; encoded by the coding sequence ATGTCCCAGCTGAACCCCAAAGTCGGCTTCGTCAGCCTTGGCTGCCCGAAGGCCCTTGTCGATTCCGAGCGCATCCTGACCCAGCTCCGCTCGGAAGGTTATGACATCGTCCCGTCCTACGATTCGGCCGACGTGGTGGTTGTCAACACCTGCGGCTTCATCGATTCGGCGGTGACCGAATCGCTGGACGCCATTGGCGAGGCGATGAACCAGAACGGCAAGGTCATCGTCACCGGCTGCTTGGGCAAGCGCCCGGAGCAGATCCGCGAGGCGTACCCGAACGTGCTGGCGGTGTCCGGCCCGCAGGACTACCAGAGCGTGATGGAAGCGGTGCACGAAGCGCTGCCGCCCAAGCACGATCCCTTCGTGGATCTGGTGCCGGACTACGGCATCAAGCTGACCCCGCGCCATTACGCCTACCTGAAGATTTCCGAGGGCTGCAACCACAAGTGCAGCTTCTGCATCATCCCGTCGATGCGCGGCAAGCTGGTTTCGCGCCCGGTGGATGAGGTGCTGCGCGAAGCCGAGCGCCTGGTGCGCGGCGGCGTGCGCGAGCTGCTGGTGGTTTCGCAGGACACCTCGGCCTACGGCGTGGACGTGAAGTACGCCGAGAAGATGTGGCGCGACAAGGCCTACCAGACCCGCCTGAAGGCGCTGTGCGAAGGCCTGTCCGAGCTCGATGCCTGGGTGCGCATGCACTACGTCTACCCGTACCCGCACGTGGACGAAGTGGTGCCGCTGATGGCGGAGAACCGCATCCTGCCGTACCTGGACATCCCCTTCCAGCACGCCAGCCCGCGCATCCTGCGCCTGATGAAGCGCCCGGGTGCGGTCGAGAAGACCCTTGAGCGCGTGCAGAACTGGCGCCGCATCGCCCCGGACATCACCGTGCGTTCGACCTTCATCGTCGGCTTCCCGGGCGAGACCGAGGCCGAGTTCGAAGAGCTGCTGTCGTTCCTGGACGAAGCACAGCTGGACCGCGTGGGCGCGTTCGCCTATTCGCCGGTCGAGGGTGCTACCGCCAACGACCTGCCCGATGCCGTGCCGGAAGAAGTGAAGCAGGAGCGCCTGGCCCGCTTCATGGAGAAGCAGGCGCAGATTTCCGCCGCGCGCCTGGAAGCCAAGATCGGCACCGTGCAGCAGTGCCTGGTCGATGCCATCGAAGGCGATATCGCCGTGGCCCGTTCCAAGGCCGATGCGCCGGAGATCGACGGCCTGGTGCACATCCAGAACGCCGACCAGGTGCCGCTGCGCGTGGGCGAGTTCGTCGACGTGGAGATCACCGAGAGCGACGAGCACGACCTGTACGGTGACGCGCTGGCCAGCGCCACGCGTCCGGCGTTCGACCTCAAGGTGCTGTGA
- a CDS encoding DUF5668 domain-containing protein has protein sequence MRFNLVAAILLILIGLFMLASNLGWTHLNLSKLFLTWWPVGLVGVGIAMLFGRGK, from the coding sequence ATGCGCTTCAATCTCGTCGCCGCCATCCTGCTGATCCTGATCGGCTTGTTCATGCTCGCCAGCAACCTGGGCTGGACGCACCTGAACCTGTCCAAGCTGTTCCTGACCTGGTGGCCGGTCGGCCTGGTCGGCGTCGGCATCGCGATGCTGTTCGGACGCGGCAAATAA
- a CDS encoding HIT family protein, whose product MSDFELDSRLATDSVLVAEGPLSQVRLMNDERFPWLVLVPRLAGITEWIELDGEQQDKLRTELNRACKALHGTDGVEKINIGALGNIVRQLHFHVIGRHDGDPAWPGPVWGSGPAHRYEPAALDQHVAYWKERLGYPAHP is encoded by the coding sequence ATGAGCGATTTCGAACTGGATTCACGCCTGGCCACCGACAGCGTCCTGGTAGCAGAAGGCCCGTTGTCGCAAGTGCGGTTGATGAACGACGAACGATTCCCCTGGCTGGTGCTGGTGCCGCGCCTGGCCGGGATCACCGAATGGATCGAGCTGGACGGTGAACAGCAGGACAAACTGCGCACCGAACTCAACCGCGCCTGCAAGGCCCTGCACGGCACGGACGGGGTGGAGAAGATCAACATCGGCGCGCTGGGCAATATCGTGCGCCAGCTGCATTTCCACGTGATCGGCCGCCACGACGGCGATCCGGCGTGGCCGGGCCCGGTCTGGGGCAGTGGTCCGGCGCACCGCTACGAGCCGGCCGCACTGGACCAGCATGTCGCCTACTGGAAGGAACGGCTAGGATATCCGGCCCATCCCTGA